From the Bacteroidota bacterium genome, one window contains:
- a CDS encoding phosphoribosylaminoimidazolesuccinocarboxamide synthase has protein sequence MPTTKALVATNYFFPGQKKFYRGKVRDVYHISDKYLVVVACDRISAFDHVLPKPIPYKGQILNQIAAYFLDATNHICPNWKISTPDPNVTIGHQCKPFKIEMVIRGYLAGHAWREYKSGKRIICGCSMPDGMKENDKFPTPIVTPTIKADKGHDTDISADEIIAQGIVTADHWNQLEKYTRQLYDFGNAMAQKNGLILVDTKYEFGLKGEEIMLIDEVHTPDSSRYFYLNEYEDLQQKGLEQKQLSKEFVRQWLIENNFQGLEGQEIPEMTEEFINSVTSRYLELFEKVTAQKFEKTDYSEIDLRIENIVLMNLQQFNIQ, from the coding sequence ATGCCCACAACAAAAGCACTCGTAGCTACGAATTATTTTTTTCCAGGACAGAAAAAATTTTACCGTGGAAAAGTTCGCGATGTATATCATATATCCGACAAATATTTGGTGGTAGTGGCATGCGACCGCATTTCGGCATTCGACCATGTATTGCCAAAACCTATCCCCTACAAAGGACAAATATTAAATCAAATTGCTGCATATTTTTTAGATGCCACCAATCATATTTGCCCCAACTGGAAAATATCAACGCCCGATCCTAATGTCACTATCGGCCACCAATGCAAGCCATTCAAAATTGAAATGGTAATACGTGGTTATTTGGCAGGCCATGCTTGGCGTGAATATAAAAGCGGCAAACGTATTATATGTGGTTGTTCGATGCCCGATGGGATGAAAGAGAATGACAAGTTCCCTACCCCTATTGTTACACCAACTATTAAAGCTGATAAAGGACATGATACTGATATTAGTGCCGATGAAATAATTGCTCAAGGAATTGTAACTGCCGACCATTGGAATCAATTAGAAAAATATACCAGACAACTTTATGATTTTGGCAATGCCATGGCTCAAAAAAATGGCTTGATTTTGGTGGATACAAAATATGAATTTGGATTGAAGGGCGAAGAAATTATGCTTATAGACGAGGTACACACTCCAGACTCTTCTCGTTATTTTTATTTGAATGAATATGAAGACCTGCAACAAAAAGGCTTGGAACAAAAGCAACTCTCCAAAGAATTTGTACGCCAATGGTTAATTGAAAATAATTTCCAAGGCTTAGAAGGACAAGAAATACCTGAAATGACTGAAGAATTTATTAATAGTGTTACTTCGCGATATCTAGAATTATTTGAAAAAGTGACTGCACAAAAATTTGAAAAAACTGACTATTCTGAAATTGACCTTCGTATCGAAAATATTGTCTTAATGAACCTCCAGCAATTTAATATACAATAA